The sequence ATCCAGatcaaaatcatgaaaatcGGGATCTGGTACATTTATGGATGCCACTGCAGGATCTTTTTTTGTGGCATTACCGGAAGCACCGTTAACCTGACATTTTTCTGCCTGCTCCGCAATCCTCACTGCAGATGACTCACCTCGACTTATCTCTTTCTTGCTTGCTTTCATCTTGTCTTTCTCTTTAGTCACGGGCTTGGATATCCTCTCCAACCGCCATTCATTTTGCTTCTTTTGAATCTCCTGCCGGGCCTTGACCATCAATAAGTTTCGGGTTTCCATGGCTGTCAACTCTCTAGTGACGTTTGGATAGTGGTATGTTCCGGAAAATCCATAAACCTTTAATCCAGCATTCGAGCTGGAAATTCCAAATCCATGATGTCCCTGGGCTGAATTATTGTCCGTTCCAGATCTCCTGACATCTTCATctaattttatctttttaatataTGCCTCCCACCCAGAGGAGACATGTGATTCAGTGTGTTCTCTCTTCAATTTTTCCTGAGCCAGTTGAACAACAGTGGCAGCCTTCACTGCAATCGAAGGATCTGTTCTACCAACAGTAGCCGTTCCAGCGAGTGAATCCTGATGGTTGTTAACATACCTAAAAGAATTTGGACCTGACTGGCCAGATATCGGCTTTCGAGCAGCTGCACCATCTTTTACAGGATCATGAGCATTTTGACTGGGTACATGATTACTATGACTTGGGTGCCGCTGCCGAGGAAACTGATTGGCTGGTTCGGAACAATTGTATGGCGAAGCAGTCTCTGTAGCCTTAAAGCCCTTCTTACAATTGGGACAAAGAAGAGTATTGTTAAGATATATTCTGACATACTCATAATGCATCTTGCACAAATCACAGATCGTCCAGAAAGTATCAGTTCTTTGACGGGATGGAGTAGTAGAAGGAGTAGGAGTAGGTTTGAGGGGAACCTTCACATGATTCTTTTGGGTCACCGGGGCTGATGTCCTGCTTgcaaatttgtaatacccattcGCCCTGGGTGCTGCTGATGGACCACCATTATGCATAGGAACCTTCTGAGGAAACCCCTTGGAGCCTCTCCTTTGATTATAAGCCAACCGTTTTGCCTTGTCTGATAACAAACTCCATGCTTCAGAAACTAGTTTAAATGCACCTTCGGCACCAGCGGATTTATTTTTATCAGGGTGCAGCATGAGGGCAAACTTCCTGTACTGTTTTCTTATTGTTTCATCATCAGCTGAGGGGCTTACACCAAGTACTCCATACCAATCTACTTCCCCACTTATCTTATTCTCCGCAGATAAATATACATCCAGTGTCGTCAACAATTGGGATATGCCATCCAACCCTGCATACAGAGCTTGAGCTTTCAAGGAAAATTTTCTCGCACCTTCAAAATCTTTTTTCTCTAACTTGGCCTCAGCAATTGATTTGGCCCTGACAGCTTCATCTTTATTGCACTCCATCCTTAAAAATTATATGCCTCCAAATTTTCACCAGATTATCAATGCATGTACTCTTAAGTCGCAACAAGAACTACCAAATAACAGGGATTGTTTGGCACCAAAGGTCCTCCCGAATAATAATTTCCAAGCACCTGAAGCGTGACGAAGGATAAAATGTATGTTATTACaaaaacataaatataaaaaaccGTGAACAGAATTATTCTGATTAAATGCGATTCTCACGGAACGAGTTCATAAATAATATCATGGGATTCATTTTTTGAAAACTATCAAGATTTACTAGGGGTGAAGAATCACAAGAAACCTAGCAGCCACACATTGCTCATGACTTCAACTTCCAAAGCGATATCTTCGAAGGCATGGAATCATACGTGAAATCAATCATTGAGATcagaactaaaacacataagcAAAAAACTCTGCAGAAAACATGTCTAGCAGCAACGGTGCAGCCTAAATATTGATATGCCTTCAACATTCACATTAGAATTTAAACCACCCCCACATAATTGAGCAGCCTATCTTCTCGACATTTGAAAAATGTCAAGAACTAAAGGCACTTAAACACAACATGCTTTACAATAAAGTATAAACCATACATTGACGAAGAAGCAGTGATGCTCTATCTTTACCTATGATAGACAAGTGTGGACATTCTAATTAAACAATTTTCAAACCTTAAAATATACTATGAAATGATATGgctaatttatataaaaataaaaataaatgaataaataaataataaacaagCAAAAATGCATATGTAAATTAAACACACAAAATATGATAAACAAATCAATGATTATAACTAAACGATTTTTCGAGCAAGGCATTAAAATTcaagtttattttaaaataaatctaATGATCGATCACAAATAATGATGCACaagatattatttaaaaaaaatccaatttgTTTTTATCAGCAACtacaaattatattttttatttttttaaagttctAATTACTTGTGaaaaaatcttaattttttaaaatattgccAAAAATTATCCATACTACATCCTTCTAAAATCAAAGATATTTTCTTGCCGAATCAGACATGATCAGGATATTCCTTTGGCCTTATCGGATACCGCATCCAATTTATttctttttgttatttattgGATGCTTGCAGTAGCAGTACCCACATTTAACCATATTCAGGGAGCATGTGATCCAATAATGGTCATTTTCGTAGTATCCGTGCATAATATACTATGCAACCTAAAACCCAAATAGTTAAAAGTTAAAACCACAAATCAAAATCCTGTTTAACTTGTCGATCAAACAATTCAAAACTGCAGTTGAACTACTTGAGATCTGGTGTTAGTCTTTTAATTCCTTTCCAAGAAATAATGCTCCATTCCAACCAACAGGAGAGAGTGGTTGATATGTTCACATTATATGAAAGATAGAAGGAAAAAATCTTCATATATGCTGTGATCCAGCAATACTTTCTCCCTCAAGCAGTCAAGCTCAAGCATAAAGCTTCAACTTTAAAATAATACGAAAGAAGAAACTTAAGTGGTTATAAGAATGGTAGATGCATTTACACCATCGAAATTTGCACTCAGTATCATTATGTagtttcttcattttttttcgATATAAACTGCCTAACAATATTAGCATACACCACCCGTTGTAGCCTAAAAAGGCTTAAGAATATTGGCATTTGGCCGACACTAGTTAATACATAACCATTTCAAAGTAACCTTCTTCCTCGGATGAAGCATGTCTTACAATCTGGCAGGGTCACTCTTCCAAGCTACACACGTCAGCAGTACCAATGCGTAGACTAGGGAGGAGAAAATGTGATGAAGAAGCACGaggaaaatgacaaaaaaagaAAGGAATAATTACCGAACAGCACGGATCAGATATATGATTTCTCTGCCATTTTCGCTATCAGAAACAACTTAGTCGGATAGAAACTTTTCTAATCTCCATAAGGGTATATTCGCATAGTCATACATGGATATCCACTTTCAGATGGCCGCCAGCAGTTATTCAATCTGATTAATTTTTAGTTTACAATTTCGGAATTCAAGGGAACTATGCTAAAATTAGAAAGTTCAAAAACTTCCAGTCTTTAGCCATTGGGTGCTCATAATTCTCATATCATTTCAAAACTCTTAAAGGTTAACAGTACTCCGAGAATACATGAAAATACAATATAAACTTCTTCCAGTATAAATGTCTAAACAATACAAATTCTTTTGGATATGATCGGATTTTGAATTTGATATCTGTAATTCCTTGTCTAATCCAGTAATACCACATATTTGGAAATTTTGGTCTTAGTGGATATCTGATCAAGTGTATTTTCCAGTCGGATGCTAATCGACAGACATGATTTCTGGAATTCTTGGAACACCTCTACTACCAAGTGACGTAAAGTTAGTGACGCCACGCAACATTAAGAAACAAATAATTGATACTCTCTTATTATGATATTATTGGTGTATTCTATATAAACTGCATATGTACATTTATATGGAAACAAATCAAATTAAGATCCAAACATAATTTGGAGAATCCTAATTCAATCAGACTAAACTATACCGTTACATCTTTCAATTATTTGATATTTTTCAATGATTAGTAATCTATAAGTTTCTTTCGAATACATCATTACATTCACTAAGGTTGCACGTATATTAGAGGATTTGGATTTGACGGAGTATCTGAAGGAATTATTTGAAACAACTCCATGTTGGGATAATTTGAAATCCACTAAGatgatttaaaaaataactagttgagatttgaaattcataatcaagtGGGTTTACCAAACAAACcaatggatttgaaattcttggcTTCAGATCTGTAAAGCCAATTACAACCTTAAGTTTAAAATTATTCATTTTTCATGAGACACTAGTAAGGTACAATCACAATTAACCAACAACTATGATTCGCTCACGAGTCCGTGAACTGTGACATTTGAGGTGTTTCCTGCACTTGGAGATAGCTAGTAGTGAGGATTATCTCTTTTTCGCCTAGCATATTCTTGTTCAAATTTAACATCTAACCTTAAATTTAAGGAGTAACAACTAACAAAGTGACAATGAAGTAGCTCAAATCCTCTGGCACAAACCCTTACCAAAACATAAATTAATTTCAACAGCATTAAATGACAAACAGCAGTTCAAACAAGCTCTGATTGCACAGAACTTCGAAAACAGTTAAAGAGTCCCAAAAACCCAAATAAACCCTTAAATCAACGAAAAGGAGCATTCCCAATGGATCTGATTAATCAAACAAAAGATTGTCAAGCTGCCAAATTCAATTCAGTACACAGCCCGAAAACCCTAAGATTCCAAAAAACAGAAATTCAATTTCAACGTAAAGCGAACGCATGAAAAAATAAAGGGAATGTCAGACTTACGCGCAAAATTAAGAATTTGAATGACTGGAACAGTGATTGTTAAAATTTTCCTACTTTCCCACCAAATTGAACTTGGACAGAACCCTAGTAGACCATGGAGAAAACTAAAATCGTGATCGAAACCATAGGGTTGTGAGAATGTTGCATTTCATAGCGAACACAAACTTTTCGGTTCCCATCCAACTAGAGTAG comes from Henckelia pumila isolate YLH828 chromosome 4, ASM3356847v2, whole genome shotgun sequence and encodes:
- the LOC140863176 gene encoding uncharacterized protein, with the protein product MECNKDEAVRAKSIAEAKLEKKDFEGARKFSLKAQALYAGLDGISQLLTTLDVYLSAENKISGEVDWYGVLGVSPSADDETIRKQYRKFALMLHPDKNKSAGAEGAFKLVSEAWSLLSDKAKRLAYNQRRGSKGFPQKVPMHNGGPSAAPRANGYYKFASRTSAPVTQKNHVKVPLKPTPTPSTTPSRQRTDTFWTICDLCKMHYEYVRIYLNNTLLCPNCKKGFKATETASPYNCSEPANQFPRQRHPSHSNHVPSQNAHDPVKDGAAARKPISGQSGPNSFRYVNNHQDSLAGTATVGRTDPSIAVKAATVVQLAQEKLKREHTESHVSSGWEAYIKKIKLDEDVRRSGTDNNSAQGHHGFGISSSNAGLKVYGFSGTYHYPNVTRELTAMETRNLLMVKARQEIQKKQNEWRLERISKPVTKEKDKMKASKKEISRGESSAVRIAEQAEKCQVNGASGNATKKDPAVASINVPDPDFHDFDLDRTESSFRDNEVWAAYDDDDGMPRFYALINKVISRKPFKLRISWLNSKTNSEFGSLDWIGTGFYKTCGEFRVGKYETCKFINAFSHKVSCSKGLRGGILILPRKGDVWALYKNWSSDWSERTPDEVIHKYDMVKVLDDYSEDMGVSVAPLVKVVGFKTVFLPNLDPEMIKRIPKEEMFRFSHQVPNHLLSGQEAQNAPKDCLELDPAATPLELLQVITETNDAPMRLNEES